Sequence from the Saccopteryx bilineata isolate mSacBil1 chromosome 6, mSacBil1_pri_phased_curated, whole genome shotgun sequence genome:
TCCTAATCTTTTGCTTCTCAGAGTAGCAAAACGACGCTTGAGGCCCCAAGTACAACTAAGGCTATGAAGACAGTGTCTGCTTTCAATGTTAAAGTGAATAAAACCCTGGAAAAAACACATGGGAAAAACAAGTCAGGGTtttcccctcacccttctctgcATTGACTCCAACTAGACAGTTCTAGCAGAGGCTGCTCAACAAGCAGCCCAAAGCATCGCAGGCATGAGGCTGGCTGTGCTGTCCGGCTTTGGGTTTGTGGGAATAGACTGCATAACCTCTACACAGAAGACCACAGCTGAAGATACCCAAGGGATAAGAATGAAAATTACACTAATTTGCATATTTCTGATGTGAGCTTCACATCCTCATTCTCCAAGAATGCTTTCTCTAAACTTTAGAGACTATAAAGACtataatatataactataaaGACTATAATAATACCgattatcatataatttttgactACTTAATATCTGCTAGGCAATATGATTGGCAAGCACAGTATGGGTCATCTCAATTATACTCATCATCCTTGTGAGATTTATTCCCATTGTATAGCTAAATAGATAGAggctcagaaaatattaaataacaaggaaggaaaaaaattactaagaacCTAATTTAAATacctagaccagtggttggcaaactcattagtcaacagagccaaatatcaacagtactattgaaatttattttgaaagccaaattttttaaacttaaactatataggtaggtacattgttattataaCCTGcatgcccacatgtggtattttgtggaagagccacattcaaggggctaaagagccgcatgtggctcatgagccgtggtttgccgaccactgacctagcCAAACTATCTgtcaaagaaagagataaagacatTTTCATACAGACAGACTCGAAGTTGACCTTCCACAGGCCTTCAGTAGAAGAACCAGTAAAGAATGTATGTATATCAGGAAGAAGAAATGTACACCTATAAAAATATAACAGGaataatgaggaaaagaaaaagttagtGTATCTAAATTAGTATTAATTTTAACATAGATTAAAATACATTCTTACTGAAATTCCAGATGATTATCACATAGGAGAATAAAGGAGAgaagattcaattaaaaaataattcatttttaaggaaaatttaaataCTATATTATTGTTCAATGCATCACTCTCAGAAACTGATGTGTCACACAAATTTAGTAATGGTATAGAGGATTTGATAATACAACACACTTGAtcagacaaataaacaaacaaatctcAACAAGTAGTAGCTTATTGTTAAATCAATGATACTGAAAAGTCTTTCTTGATATTATGACCCCCCCCCTCAAATGGCATGCCAGTCTTCATGCATCAAATCTCAAGCAcatataagtataaaaaatgaaggaaagtcTGATATTTCATTATATGCAACTCTGAATTAACGTGCAagggacagaaaaataaagacctAGAAGTAGCtaccttattttaaaacatagatataaaagctctttaatattattttggaaTCTACTATTGTGGATATTACACAAAGAATAATCTATTTTGACTAGGCAGGTTTTATACTCTGTGACTATGAGGGCAAAACACTAAATAATCCCATGACTTGGATAACTCCACGTCgactttaaaatacaaataacaacacatagcaaagaaaaatgagagcACAACACGAAAAGGAAAGATCTTGCTCTCCTCACCTGAAACTAAATTTCTCATCTCAAAAAGATaagtctagccctggccggttggctcagcggtagagcgtcggcctggtgtgcaggggacccgggttcgattcccggccagggcacataggagaggcgcccatttgcttctccacccccaccccctccttcctctctgtctctctcttcccctcctgcagccaaggctccattggagcaaagatggcccgggcgctggggatggctccttggcctctgccccaggcgctacagtggctctggtcgcggcagagcgacgccccggagggtcagagcatcgccccctggtgggcagagcgtcgcccctggtgggtgtgccgggtggatcccggtcgggcgcatgcgggagtctgtctgactgtctctccccgtttccagcttcaaaaaaataccaaaaaaaaaaaaaaaaaaaagataagtctaTATACTCTATGTCACATGAAGAAGTTTAATAAAGTATTGGCATATTTTAAAGTTTCGAAAGGTCAAAGCAAGAAAACATCATGGACACTGCAAATGAGACATTAATAGTGTCGTGCAccgtcttctctttttttcctagtgTTTTTTAGGACATCCTTCTTGTCCTAAAAATGAGGGACATCCCTCATTTTCTCTGCCTCGCTAGCGAGCCTGTCTGCAATCAGTGCTACCGCCAGTCTCTCTCttgccattttcatttttctttcctgtttcctgATATCTTTCTCGGTTACCAGAAATTGTGTGTAGGGGAGTCGTGGAACACTCGGACCGTCTCCTGGAATTATCTCTGCCAGATGTGCAGACTCAGCAGGGTTGGCCATGGAACTGCCATGAAGACCACCTGGGAGAACACCTGGCAGGGGTTCACCTGTGCGACTAGGCACAAGTTTTTGCAAGGCTTTGGTAAGATCGAAAGGACTTAACAGTTGCCCTGTGCTGCTGCAGGCCTGGAGTCCTTGAAGTCTCTTCTGCCAGAACACCTGCTGGGGCTTGTCCAAGATTTCCTCCCAGTGATGGCATCTGACCTCATTGCCTGGGTGGGACGTGATTCTCGTAACTGGACTCTTGGATATGTAACTGGACATCCTCAAAGGGATGGAGATGCTTAAACCAGGCTTTGGTTTGGACTGGTTTACCCAATCATGATGCTTCCTCTGCGAAGTCTTGACCATcatgtttcttttccatttactctataaaaataaatcatgagaTTGGATATACATGATGAATGAAGCCTGCCATCTTAGGACAATTATTTCAGCTGTCCTGTACTTCTGCCCTCCCTCTAGGGATGGATCTGACCTGCATCCTGGGACATCAACAGCAGATTTGTGTCAAGCACAGAAAATTCAAGGTAAAAACCCAGACATACTCCAGATCATTTCTCCTCCAACATCTTATAagaccccccccctctctttttacaataagagagagaaagaagggagagaagtgggaagcatcaacttgcagtagttgcttcctgtatgtgccttgactgagcaagcccaaggttttgaaccagtgacctcagtgttccaggttgacgttttatccactgtgccaccataggtcagtcaAGACCCTCTCCTTTATGAGTgtgattttattctctttttgtcCTTGTCACTCTCAACTGCATCTGATTAAATCTTGGTACTCTCTCATGATACACAGTCCCCAGTCACTCTCTAAGTCCAAAAATCCCTTCTGTGTTATGTGAGCACGCATTTGGTTAACCCATTGACTACTTGGCTTTTAAAGTTAAAATCATTAGTGATATCACCAACTGACCCACTTTTAGTGACTCACTTCTATATCCAGAAGTTTggtcatgttaaaaaataaataattcagaaaatatattcaccCACCACAGATCTCTGatttccaatattttttaaacattcatatAATAGATACGTGTTCCTCAAGATTGCAAGTTATGCCAGATCACCATATTCTtaatttctccactcttattattaaaaaaaatttttttggcctagcgtgcggaggacccgggttcgattcccggccagggcacacaggagaagcgcccatttgcttctccacccctccgccgcgctttcctctctgtctctctcttcccctcccgcagccagggctccattggagcaaagatggcccgggcgctggggatggctctgtggcctcttcctcaggcgctagagtggctctggtcgcaacgtggcgacgcccaggatgggcagagcatcgccccctggtgggcagagcgttgccccatggtgggcgtgccgggtggatcccggtcgggcgcatgcgggagtctgtctgactgtctctccccgtttccagcttcagaaaaatgaaaaaaaat
This genomic interval carries:
- the MBD3L1 gene encoding methyl-CpG-binding domain protein 3-like 1: MMVKTSQRKHHDWVNQSKPKPGLSISIPLRMSSYISKSPVTRITSHPGNEVRCHHWEEILDKPQQVFWQKRLQGLQACSSTGQLLSPFDLTKALQKLVPSRTGEPLPGVLPGGLHGSSMANPAESAHLAEIIPGDGPSVPRLPYTQFLVTEKDIRKQERKMKMARERLAVALIADRLASEAEKMRDVPHF